A single region of the Gorilla gorilla gorilla isolate KB3781 chromosome 1, NHGRI_mGorGor1-v2.1_pri, whole genome shotgun sequence genome encodes:
- the LAD1 gene encoding ladinin-1: MAVSRKDWSALSSLARQRTLEDEEEQERERRRRHRNLSSTTDDEAPRLSQNGDRQASASERLPSVEEAEVPKPLPPASKDEDEDIQSILRTRQERRQRRQVVEAAQAPIQERLEVEEGRDSLSPVQATQKPLVPKKELEIPPRRRLSREQRGPWALEEESLVGREPEERKKGVPEKSPVLEKSSMPQKTAPEKSLVSEKTSISEKVLASEKTSLSEKIAVSEKRNSSEKKSVLEKTSVSEKSPAPGMALGSGRRLVSEKASIFEKALASEKSPTADAKPAPKRATASEQPLAQEPPASGGSPATTKEQRGRALPGKNLPSLAEQGASDPPTVASRLPPVTLQVKIPSKEEEADTSSPTQRTYSSSLKRSSPRTISFRMKPKKENSETTLTRSASMKLPDNTVKLGEKLERYHTAIRRSESVKSRGLPCTELFVAPVGVASKRHLFEKELAGQSRAEPASSRKENLRLSGVVTSRLNLWISRTQESGDQDPQEAQKASSATERTQWGQKSDSSLDAEV, from the exons ATGGCTGTCAGCAGGAAGGACTGGTCCGCGCTGTCCAG ccttgcccGGCAGAGGActctggaggatgaggaggagcaggagcGCGAGCGCAGGCGGCGGCACCGCAACCTGAGCTCCACCACGGACGATGAGGCTCCCAGGCTCAGCCAGAATGGAGACCGGCAGGCCTCTGCTTCTGAGAG ACTACCGAGTGTGGAAGAAGCAGAGGTGCCcaagccactgcccccagcctccaAAGATGAGGACGAGGACATCCAGAGCATCCTCAGAACACGGCAGGAGCGGAGGCAGAGGCGGCAGGTGGTGGAGGCTGCACAGGCCCCCATCCAGGAGAGGCTGGAGGTAGAGGAGGGGAGGGACAGCTTGAGCCCTGTGCAGGCCACACAGAAACCCCTAGTCCCCAAGAAGGAACTGGAAATCCCACCTCGCCGGAGACTGAGTCGGGAACAGCGGGGCCCCTGGGCCCTGGAGGAGGAGAGCTTGGTGGGCAGGGAgccagaagagaggaagaaaggggttCCAGAGAAGTCCCCAGTCTTGGAGAAATCCTCCATGCCACAGAAGACGGCACCTGAAAAGAGCCTGGTCTCTGAGAAAACCTCCATCTCTGAGAAGGTGCTGGCCTCAGAGAAGACATCTCTATCAGAGAAGATAGCAGtgtcagagaaaagaaacagctcAGAGAAGAAGTCTGTTCTAGAAAAAACCAGTGTCTCTGAGAAGTCGCCAGCCCCAGGGATGGCACTGGGCTCAGGAAGGAGGCTGGTGTCTGAGAAAGCTTCCATCTTTGAGAAGGCACTGGCCTCAGAGAAGAGCCCAACTGCAGATGCTAAGCCGGCCCCAAAGAGGGCCACAGCCTCAGAGCAGCCCCTGGCGCAGGAGCCGCCAGCCTCTGGGGGAAGCCCAGCCACCACCAAGGAGCAGAGAGGAAGGGCCCTCCCTGGGAAGAACCTGCCCTCTTTGGCAGAGCAGGGGGCTTCAGACCCTCCGACTGTGGCCTCCCGCCTCCCACCCGTCACACTCCAG GTGAAAATCCCCAGCAAGGAGGAAGAGGCAGATACGTCCTCACCCACACAGCGAACCTACAGCAGCTCCCTCAAACGCTCCAGCCCCAGGACCATCTCCTTTCGG ATGAAACCCaagaaagaaaactcagaaaCAACCCTAACTCGCAG TGCCAGCATGAAGCTCCCAGACAACACAGTGAAGTTGGGAGAGAAGCTGGAGAGATACCACACGGCCATACGG AGATCAGAATCTGTCAAGTCTCGGGGTCTGCCTTGCACTGAGTTATTCGTGGCTCCTGTGGGTGTAGCCAGCAAGCGCCACCTCTTTGAGAAGGAACTGGCGGGCCAGAGCCGAGCAGAACCAGCCTCCAGCCGGAAG GAGAACTTGAGGCTCTCAGGGGTTGTGACATCAAGGCTCAACCTGTGGATCAGCAGGACCCAGGAATCTGGAGATCAGGACCCCCAG GAGGCACAGAAAGCATCATCTGCAACCGAGAGGACTCAGTGGGGACAGAAATCTGACTCCTCGCTGGACGCTGAG GTGTGA